A window of Methanolobus sediminis contains these coding sequences:
- a CDS encoding phosphoglycerate kinase translates to MLTSRDYLTIDDFDVDGKTILVRVDLNTPMDMDGNILDDMRIKSHIPTIKDLEDAKVVLIAHQSRAGKSDFTTMKPHSQRMSQYLGKEVKYVDDIFGTYARSSIASMKKGDVILLENVRFYSEESINRPASEHSTTHMVRKLSPLIDIFLNDAFAVSHRSHLSITGFTETLPTGAGRVMEKEISSLDRGVKGGERPCVFVLGGAKVDDSLTVADNVLSNGGADRVLVTGVVANVMLAASGVDIGSTNLKFIESQGYTDQIERGKGILAKFNGKIGLPIDVAFNDGGKRVEVHVSELPDGNLPINDIGLETIVSFSDELKNAKTVVLNGPAGLSEVEPFALGTHEIIKAAVQSEYSIAGGGHISAEVRNLGYDEKFSHLSTGGGACIDYLAGVELPGIEALKVAATRYRLNR, encoded by the coding sequence ATTTTGACTAGCAGGGACTATCTTACTATTGATGATTTTGATGTGGACGGCAAGACCATACTTGTGAGAGTGGATCTGAATACTCCTATGGACATGGATGGTAATATTCTCGATGACATGAGAATAAAGAGCCACATTCCTACTATAAAAGATCTTGAGGATGCAAAGGTTGTACTTATAGCTCACCAGAGCCGTGCAGGTAAAAGTGATTTCACGACCATGAAACCGCATTCTCAGCGCATGTCTCAGTATCTTGGCAAGGAAGTCAAGTATGTGGACGATATTTTTGGAACATATGCACGTTCTTCCATTGCTTCTATGAAAAAAGGCGATGTGATCTTACTTGAAAATGTCAGATTCTATTCTGAAGAAAGTATAAATCGGCCTGCAAGTGAACACTCAACCACACATATGGTAAGAAAGCTCTCTCCTTTGATCGATATATTCCTTAATGATGCATTTGCTGTTTCTCACAGGAGTCATCTTTCTATCACCGGCTTTACTGAAACTCTTCCAACAGGTGCCGGACGTGTCATGGAGAAAGAGATATCTTCCCTTGACAGAGGTGTGAAAGGTGGCGAAAGACCATGCGTTTTCGTACTTGGTGGCGCAAAGGTTGATGATTCACTGACCGTTGCTGACAACGTGCTCAGTAATGGCGGTGCTGACAGGGTACTTGTTACCGGTGTTGTTGCAAATGTGATGCTTGCAGCATCTGGTGTAGATATAGGTTCTACTAATCTGAAATTCATAGAATCACAGGGTTATACTGACCAGATAGAAAGAGGAAAAGGTATTCTTGCAAAATTCAATGGCAAGATCGGACTTCCGATTGATGTTGCTTTTAATGATGGTGGAAAAAGGGTGGAAGTTCATGTGAGTGAATTGCCCGATGGAAACCTTCCAATAAACGATATTGGCCTTGAGACAATTGTTTCTTTTTCTGATGAATTAAAGAATGCAAAGACCGTAGTTCTAAATGGTCCGGCAGGTCTCTCAGAAGTTGAGCCATTTGCACTCGGTACACATGAGATCATTAAAGCTGCTGTGCAGTCTGAATATTCTATTGCAGGTGGCGGTCATATTTCAGCAGAAGTGAGAAACCTTGGTTATGACGAGAAGTTCTCTCATCTTAGTACTGGCGGTGGTGCATGTATAGATTATCTTGCAGGAGTAGAGTTGCCGGGAATTGAAGCTCTTAAGGTTGCAGCCACTCGATACAGACTTAACAGATAA
- a CDS encoding flavodoxin family protein: MKILGISGSPKVGQNNDTLIKEILKIAAERGFETDAVFLSESKVAPCTACGVCAKGEKCVIDDDMQPVYDKLVEADAIVVSSPVYFGTMTAQLKALCDRSVVHRRQGFKLSNKLGAAMAIGGSRNGGQEKTIQTIHEWMHIHGMIIVGDGGHFGGILQKPAAEDEEGMKTAVDTINKVCDVLEMMKK; this comes from the coding sequence ATGAAGATACTCGGAATATCAGGAAGCCCAAAAGTTGGCCAGAATAATGACACATTAATCAAAGAAATTCTAAAGATTGCAGCAGAAAGAGGTTTTGAAACTGACGCTGTATTTCTCTCAGAATCAAAAGTAGCCCCATGTACTGCATGCGGAGTTTGCGCAAAGGGGGAAAAGTGTGTAATTGACGATGACATGCAGCCAGTCTATGACAAACTTGTGGAAGCAGACGCAATTGTAGTTTCTTCCCCGGTCTACTTCGGAACCATGACTGCACAGCTTAAAGCACTCTGTGACAGAAGTGTGGTGCACAGAAGACAGGGATTCAAGCTCAGCAACAAACTTGGTGCAGCAATGGCAATCGGTGGTTCAAGAAACGGCGGTCAGGAGAAGACAATACAGACTATCCACGAGTGGATGCACATCCACGGAATGATAATTGTCGGTGATGGCGGACACTTCGGTGGAATTCTCCAGAAACCTGCTGCAGAAGATGAAGAAGGCATGAAAACAGCAGTTGACACCATTAACAAAGTCTGTGATGTCCTTGAAATGATGAAGAAATGA
- the acs gene encoding acetate--CoA ligase has translation MGEKSDQSQESGALFEAPEDFASNANVNDPDIYRIADEDPEKFWEKNAENIEWYNKWDKVLEWEPPHSKWFVGGKLNACYNCLDVNLKERADKHALIWESESGEILKYTYSELLEEVCKFANVLKDLGVKKGDIVTIYLPMIPQVIISMLACARIGAPHSVVFAAFSGESLATRIENANSRILVTCDGYSRRGNVVEQKNKVDDGIRSSEIVDKVVVVKHQDNDVQMKEGRDLWWHDVMEGADTSCEPEIMDSEDMLFLMYTSGTTGKPKGIVHTTGGYMVATQTTSKFIFDLKEDDIYWCTADCGWITGHSYIVYGPLANGTTLITYEGAPDYPDKDRYWDIIERHKITILYTAPTAIRTFMKWGPSWPQMHDISSLRLIGSVGEPINPGAWLWYHENIGLGKCPVVDTWWQTETGMIMISPLPGITATKPGSATMPFPGIKATVLDEKGNETAPGENGYLAILNPWPSMVRTVFGNEERFIETYWSKWDNKTYFAGDGAKKDKDGYFWIIGRVDDVIKVSGHRIGSAEFESIMVSHPSVAEAGVVGKEDEVRGEVIYCYITLRTGVEESEDIKKELRNYVERNIGPFARPKQIIFAEDLPKTRSGKIMRRVLKAIANEKDPGDLTTLQDPDVVQALKEKTKLLED, from the coding sequence ATGGGAGAAAAATCAGACCAATCTCAAGAAAGCGGAGCTTTGTTTGAAGCACCAGAAGACTTTGCCTCAAATGCAAATGTCAATGATCCTGATATTTACAGAATAGCTGACGAAGACCCGGAAAAGTTCTGGGAAAAGAACGCAGAGAACATTGAGTGGTATAACAAATGGGATAAAGTTCTGGAATGGGAACCTCCACACTCAAAATGGTTTGTTGGAGGGAAACTCAATGCATGTTACAACTGTCTTGATGTGAATCTCAAAGAGCGTGCAGATAAGCATGCACTTATCTGGGAATCCGAAAGCGGTGAGATTCTCAAATATACCTACAGTGAACTGCTTGAAGAGGTATGTAAGTTTGCAAACGTGCTCAAAGACCTTGGAGTCAAAAAAGGAGATATTGTTACAATATATCTCCCAATGATACCTCAGGTCATAATTTCCATGCTTGCATGTGCACGTATTGGAGCACCGCATAGTGTTGTTTTTGCAGCTTTTTCCGGAGAATCCCTTGCAACAAGGATTGAAAACGCTAATAGTAGAATCCTTGTGACATGTGACGGATACTCACGACGTGGAAATGTGGTCGAACAAAAGAACAAGGTAGACGATGGAATTCGCTCCAGTGAAATTGTTGACAAAGTCGTTGTTGTCAAGCATCAGGACAACGACGTTCAGATGAAAGAGGGAAGAGATCTCTGGTGGCATGATGTTATGGAAGGAGCAGATACTTCATGTGAACCTGAAATTATGGATTCCGAGGATATGCTCTTTTTGATGTACACCAGTGGTACAACTGGAAAACCAAAAGGAATTGTCCACACTACAGGTGGATACATGGTTGCAACCCAGACAACAAGCAAATTCATCTTTGACCTGAAGGAAGATGATATCTACTGGTGTACTGCAGATTGCGGATGGATAACAGGACACTCATATATTGTTTACGGACCACTGGCCAACGGTACTACCCTTATAACTTACGAAGGAGCGCCGGATTATCCTGACAAGGACAGGTACTGGGATATTATTGAAAGACACAAGATTACAATACTTTACACAGCGCCAACAGCCATCAGGACATTTATGAAATGGGGACCATCATGGCCTCAGATGCATGACATATCATCACTCAGACTTATCGGCTCTGTGGGTGAACCTATAAACCCGGGTGCATGGTTGTGGTATCATGAAAATATAGGACTTGGGAAATGTCCTGTTGTCGATACATGGTGGCAGACCGAGACCGGAATGATAATGATATCTCCACTTCCTGGAATCACTGCTACAAAACCAGGAAGTGCCACAATGCCATTCCCGGGAATAAAAGCAACTGTCCTGGATGAAAAAGGAAATGAAACCGCACCAGGAGAGAATGGATATCTTGCAATCCTCAATCCGTGGCCAAGTATGGTACGTACTGTGTTTGGGAATGAAGAGCGGTTCATTGAAACTTACTGGAGCAAATGGGACAATAAGACCTATTTTGCAGGTGACGGAGCAAAGAAAGACAAAGATGGTTACTTCTGGATAATTGGCCGTGTAGATGATGTTATCAAAGTTTCAGGTCATCGTATCGGAAGTGCAGAGTTTGAAAGCATCATGGTGTCACATCCTTCTGTAGCTGAAGCAGGTGTTGTGGGAAAGGAAGATGAGGTCAGGGGTGAGGTTATCTACTGTTACATAACTCTCAGAACAGGGGTTGAGGAAAGCGAAGATATAAAGAAAGAGCTCAGGAATTATGTTGAAAGGAATATTGGTCCCTTTGCACGTCCAAAACAAATAATCTTTGCTGAGGACCTGCCAAAAACAAGAAGTGGTAAGATCATGAGAAGAGTGCTTAAAGCAATTGCAAACGAAAAAGACCCAGGGGACCTTACAACACTGCAGGATCCTGATGTTGTTCAGGCACTGAAAGAAAAAACAAAGTTGCTTGAAGATTAA
- a CDS encoding phosphotransacetylase family protein codes for MASILVSSSEEYSGKSSICMGLGKIFQESGLKIGYMKPVGNLLIDVDGSLTDEDSEGIKRLLGIEDPAKYVTPIHLTDSLIDDALKGVEKDLDKRLSDAYSVISKDKDVVFVEGTGCIGGGSMYGLSDPEVASKLGIPMLLVTRFDSISAVDRILSDLRIVGDKATLTGVVLNEVPENMEDRVTEIVVPFLERKGIKVFGVIYEDHTLRSAFISEIVEDLHAEVLVAPDKLDQLVENYLVGAMEVGSAIKYFRRQPNSVVITGGDRADIQMAAIDSRVKCLILTGNMRPSGAVLASAEEAGIPVILVRGDTMNTIERMENLIGHAHIKQQVKLDRVVDLLKNHLDIHAIAASTGIELNE; via the coding sequence ATGGCTTCAATATTGGTTAGTTCATCAGAAGAGTACTCGGGTAAGAGCTCTATATGTATGGGTCTGGGGAAAATATTCCAGGAAAGTGGTCTGAAGATCGGTTACATGAAACCGGTTGGAAATCTCCTGATCGATGTGGACGGTTCACTTACGGATGAAGATTCCGAAGGTATCAAGAGACTTCTGGGAATTGAGGACCCTGCAAAATATGTTACTCCTATCCATCTTACAGACAGTCTCATAGACGATGCACTCAAAGGTGTTGAGAAAGACCTTGACAAAAGGCTTTCAGATGCATATTCTGTTATCTCAAAGGATAAAGATGTCGTATTCGTGGAAGGTACAGGTTGTATCGGTGGCGGTTCAATGTACGGTCTTTCCGACCCGGAAGTAGCATCTAAACTTGGAATCCCAATGTTGCTTGTCACACGCTTTGATTCTATCTCTGCAGTTGACAGGATACTTTCTGACCTGCGTATTGTTGGAGATAAAGCAACTCTTACAGGTGTAGTACTCAATGAGGTTCCGGAAAACATGGAAGACAGGGTTACTGAGATAGTTGTTCCTTTCCTTGAGCGTAAGGGCATAAAGGTGTTTGGAGTTATCTATGAAGACCACACCTTGCGCTCGGCATTCATTTCAGAGATTGTGGAGGATCTGCATGCCGAGGTTCTTGTAGCTCCTGATAAACTGGACCAGCTTGTTGAGAACTATCTTGTAGGAGCAATGGAAGTAGGCTCTGCGATCAAATACTTCAGACGCCAGCCAAACAGTGTTGTTATCACCGGCGGTGACAGGGCAGATATACAGATGGCTGCAATCGATTCAAGAGTTAAATGTTTGATTCTTACTGGAAATATGCGTCCAAGCGGTGCTGTTCTTGCAAGTGCAGAGGAAGCCGGAATTCCTGTAATTCTTGTACGTGGTGATACCATGAACACCATTGAGAGAATGGAAAACCTGATTGGTCATGCTCATATTAAACAACAGGTAAAGCTTGACAGGGTAGTTGACCTTCTGAAAAATCATCTTGATATTCATGCTATTGCAGCAAGCACAGGCATTGAATTAAATGAATAA
- a CDS encoding acetate--CoA ligase family protein, translated as MLEKMFNPDSVAVIGASRTEGKVGRAVLENLMQNSELTIIPINPNVDEILGLPCYHNILEVPPETKVDLAIIVVPAKFVPGSIDECGRAGVGNVIVISAGFKEAGIEGARLERECIALCEKYGIKLIGPNCLGIIDTASGLNASFAANMAYEGNIAMMSQSGAICTVTLDWAERIGVGFSKFISLGNKAVLAENDFLQLFEQDPSTAVIAAYLEGVKDGPEFIKIAERVSRSKPVVIVKSGRTSVGSKAVSSHTGTLAGSDAAYNAAFKQGGVLRADSLEEMLDYSRAFSVCPLPEGRNIAIITNAGGLGILTADACYNSGLSIASFEEKTVERLREKLPPAANFYDPVDVLGDAGADLYEHALDVVLDDINVNGIIVLVSPQSMTDVPGIAEKVAAKIKDSKKPILCNFAGGSRIAAGEEILNKYGIPNYSSSERAVASMNALCNYYTIRNHKRGAPAEIKADKEYAQSFIDSASKNKRRMHGLESMDILKAYDIPVVDARIAKNLPDAVKAAEDMGYPIVMKILSPDISHKSDVGGIRLNLKHADDVERAYNSMMSDVRHYMPDAAITGVQLQKMISGGKEVIIGMDRDPQFGPLLMFGLGGTYVEFLKDVSFAVAPIAEAEAKHMVSSIKTYPLIAGVRGEAASDIDSIVRTLLKVSQLVTDFPEILEFEINPLMVMPEGQGCVAMDIRFTLNLNE; from the coding sequence ATGCTCGAGAAAATGTTCAATCCTGATTCTGTAGCCGTTATCGGTGCATCCAGAACAGAAGGAAAGGTAGGGCGAGCTGTACTTGAAAATCTGATGCAGAACAGTGAGCTCACTATCATACCTATTAATCCGAATGTTGATGAAATATTAGGACTTCCGTGTTATCATAACATACTGGAAGTCCCACCTGAAACAAAGGTCGACCTTGCAATAATCGTGGTTCCGGCAAAGTTTGTTCCCGGTTCCATTGATGAATGCGGCAGGGCCGGCGTTGGAAATGTCATTGTCATATCTGCCGGTTTTAAGGAAGCCGGTATAGAAGGTGCACGTCTTGAACGCGAATGTATAGCATTATGTGAAAAATATGGAATAAAACTGATAGGTCCGAATTGTCTGGGTATAATTGATACTGCTTCAGGACTTAACGCATCTTTTGCTGCTAATATGGCATATGAGGGAAACATAGCCATGATGTCCCAGTCAGGTGCGATATGTACCGTGACCCTGGACTGGGCTGAAAGGATCGGAGTTGGTTTCTCCAAATTCATAAGCCTTGGAAACAAAGCAGTACTTGCGGAAAATGATTTTTTACAATTGTTTGAACAAGATCCGTCAACGGCAGTTATTGCAGCTTATCTTGAAGGTGTAAAAGACGGTCCTGAATTCATTAAGATTGCAGAGCGGGTATCGCGTTCAAAACCAGTTGTTATTGTAAAATCAGGAAGAACCTCAGTCGGATCTAAAGCCGTGTCATCACATACCGGTACACTGGCAGGTTCGGACGCCGCCTATAACGCAGCTTTCAAGCAGGGTGGTGTTCTGCGTGCAGATTCTCTTGAGGAAATGCTCGATTACAGCCGTGCTTTCTCGGTCTGTCCTCTGCCGGAAGGCAGGAATATTGCCATAATCACCAATGCAGGCGGTCTTGGTATCCTGACAGCAGATGCCTGTTATAATTCAGGCTTGTCAATAGCTTCATTTGAAGAGAAGACCGTTGAAAGATTGAGGGAAAAATTGCCACCTGCTGCTAATTTCTACGACCCGGTTGACGTTTTAGGAGATGCAGGTGCAGACCTTTACGAACATGCTCTTGATGTAGTTCTGGATGATATTAACGTAAACGGAATCATAGTTCTCGTATCTCCCCAGTCAATGACAGATGTTCCGGGAATTGCTGAAAAGGTTGCAGCAAAGATTAAGGATTCTAAAAAACCGATACTCTGTAACTTTGCAGGTGGAAGCAGGATTGCGGCAGGTGAGGAAATCCTCAACAAATATGGAATTCCCAATTACTCCTCTTCAGAAAGAGCAGTTGCAAGTATGAATGCTCTCTGTAACTATTACACCATAAGGAATCACAAACGTGGCGCTCCCGCTGAGATCAAAGCGGACAAAGAGTATGCTCAATCTTTTATAGATTCTGCTTCTAAAAATAAAAGAAGGATGCATGGCCTTGAATCTATGGATATACTGAAAGCGTATGATATTCCGGTTGTTGATGCAAGGATAGCAAAAAACCTTCCCGATGCGGTCAAAGCAGCAGAAGACATGGGCTATCCCATTGTCATGAAGATTCTGTCACCCGACATTTCACATAAGAGTGATGTGGGAGGTATCCGCTTAAATCTCAAGCATGCGGATGACGTGGAGCGTGCTTACAATTCCATGATGTCAGATGTAAGACACTACATGCCTGATGCCGCAATCACAGGTGTCCAGCTCCAGAAGATGATAAGTGGAGGAAAAGAGGTCATCATTGGAATGGACAGGGACCCACAATTTGGTCCACTGTTGATGTTCGGACTTGGAGGAACTTACGTAGAGTTCCTGAAAGACGTTTCGTTTGCAGTTGCTCCTATCGCAGAAGCGGAGGCGAAGCACATGGTGTCGTCAATTAAGACATATCCGTTAATCGCAGGTGTAAGAGGTGAGGCGGCATCGGATATCGATTCAATAGTCCGGACACTTCTGAAAGTGTCACAGTTAGTTACGGATTTTCCGGAAATATTAGAATTTGAAATTAATCCTTTAATGGTAATGCCTGAAGGTCAGGGATGTGTTGCAATGGATATCAGGTTCACACTGAATCTGAATGAGTAA
- a CDS encoding PGF-pre-PGF domain-containing protein — protein sequence MLLLVFLNGPPTYEQAGDYLVQFVVSDGSHLDSEYITITVKNTNRAPIFSAIADSSKNEGEEIQLTLAATDEDSDILAFSKDVSFGTLEGNIFTWTPDYDDQGEHDIIFSVTDGSSSVSQTALITVSNVNRDPILFSISDVSVNETTPVTIQLDAFDADGDELTYTMVSSLPTGASFDSEIGLFQWPNPTTSSRVLTFSVSDGFLSDTKYPQIVIGDSNSPPEFNMVDSQSIDENSELSFDITAYDNDNDKIDIVLSSSPSGSYLTGSVPPVTFTWLPNYDLSGIYKVEFKVSETNTKDRYATYQVVDIVVNDVNRAPVIDAVDDYTVSENGLLYVNLSATDPDGDTLTYSTDSSLGIVRGNTFICTPDYNDADVYDVQYTVSDGNLKNSTMATITVTDSNMPPKLNSISAQEVAVNNTLDFSLSVSDDDEGETFSYKALDLPSTASFDESTGVFEWTPSSEDIGDYSVSFYVSDSSQEDYETVSITVTETSSSSSSSSTTSSSSSGGGGSQNTGEPYENIELKDYVLRSVMRDTETVFSFNEDENSITSISFTSKLNAGQIKAMVEILKGTSTLVDSKAPGTVYKNLNIWVGDSKFSSDVISDVIIRFKVEKSWVYFNDVEQDSIVLSRYSGGEWTLLETTFESEDEDYLYYSAETPGFSPFAILVPGVTTLIESSSAENQSAMSIGDEIVPVGTEVPQDKKSNKGILLLLLVGMIGAIGFVGYKYRGHYEQLYLQISNPDGKRYRRLKK from the coding sequence ATGCTTCTTCTGGTCTTTTTGAATGGACCCCCTACTTATGAACAGGCTGGTGATTATCTGGTTCAGTTTGTGGTCTCTGATGGTTCACACCTCGATTCTGAGTATATCACTATTACAGTGAAAAACACAAACCGTGCACCGATTTTTTCCGCTATTGCTGATTCTTCCAAAAATGAGGGCGAAGAGATCCAATTAACACTTGCGGCAACAGATGAGGACTCAGATATACTTGCTTTTTCAAAGGATGTCTCATTCGGAACCCTTGAAGGCAATATTTTCACCTGGACACCTGACTATGATGACCAGGGTGAACATGATATTATTTTCAGTGTAACTGACGGTTCTTCCTCAGTGAGTCAGACTGCTTTAATAACAGTTTCAAATGTGAACCGTGACCCTATTCTATTTTCCATTAGTGATGTTTCAGTTAATGAAACTACACCTGTTACAATTCAACTAGACGCTTTTGATGCTGATGGTGATGAGCTTACTTACACAATGGTGAGTAGTTTGCCAACAGGTGCATCTTTTGATTCGGAAATAGGATTGTTCCAATGGCCGAATCCTACTACAAGTAGTCGTGTTCTGACCTTTAGCGTAAGTGATGGTTTCCTTTCAGATACAAAATATCCACAGATTGTTATTGGTGATTCAAATTCTCCTCCTGAGTTCAATATGGTAGATTCCCAATCAATTGATGAAAATTCAGAGTTGTCTTTTGATATCACGGCATACGATAATGATAATGATAAGATTGATATTGTACTTTCATCTTCTCCATCAGGTTCATATTTAACTGGCAGTGTTCCTCCAGTTACATTTACATGGCTTCCCAATTATGATCTATCTGGTATCTATAAAGTGGAGTTCAAAGTTTCAGAAACCAACACTAAGGATAGGTATGCCACATATCAGGTAGTTGACATCGTGGTCAATGATGTGAACCGTGCTCCTGTAATAGATGCTGTTGATGATTATACCGTTAGTGAAAATGGTCTTCTTTACGTTAATTTGAGTGCTACCGATCCTGACGGAGACACTCTTACATATTCAACAGATAGCAGCCTTGGTATTGTGCGAGGTAACACTTTCATATGTACGCCGGATTACAATGATGCAGATGTATACGATGTGCAATATACTGTATCAGATGGAAATCTGAAAAACAGTACAATGGCAACAATCACTGTCACAGATTCTAACATGCCTCCCAAGCTCAACTCTATCAGTGCTCAGGAGGTAGCGGTAAATAATACATTGGATTTCTCTCTTTCGGTTTCTGATGATGACGAAGGTGAAACATTCTCCTATAAAGCATTGGATCTACCTTCAACCGCATCATTCGATGAGTCAACAGGTGTCTTTGAATGGACGCCATCCAGTGAGGATATCGGTGATTATTCGGTTAGTTTTTATGTAAGTGATAGCTCTCAGGAAGACTATGAGACAGTTTCCATAACTGTTACTGAAACCTCATCTTCATCCTCTTCTTCTAGTACAACGTCCAGCTCAAGCAGTGGTGGTGGAGGTTCTCAGAATACCGGAGAGCCATATGAGAATATTGAACTCAAAGACTATGTTCTGAGGTCTGTAATGAGGGATACTGAAACAGTATTCTCATTCAACGAGGATGAGAACAGCATAACTTCAATTAGCTTTACATCAAAGCTCAATGCAGGTCAGATCAAAGCAATGGTTGAAATATTAAAGGGAACTTCCACTCTTGTTGACAGTAAGGCACCAGGGACAGTTTACAAGAACCTTAACATCTGGGTAGGCGATTCAAAGTTCTCATCAGATGTGATCTCTGACGTGATTATCAGGTTCAAAGTTGAAAAATCATGGGTATATTTCAATGATGTTGAACAGGATTCAATAGTACTTTCCCGTTACTCTGGTGGAGAGTGGACTCTTCTGGAAACCACCTTTGAAAGTGAAGATGAAGATTATCTGTATTATTCAGCCGAAACTCCGGGCTTTTCACCATTTGCGATTCTTGTTCCAGGAGTCACAACTCTGATAGAGAGCAGCTCTGCTGAAAACCAATCTGCTATGTCTATTGGTGATGAGATAGTTCCTGTTGGAACAGAGGTGCCCCAGGATAAGAAAAGTAACAAGGGAATTCTGCTACTATTGCTTGTAGGTATGATCGGTGCGATAGGATTTGTAGGATATAAATACAGAGGACACTATGAGCAATTGTATCTCCAGATCAGCAATCCTGACGGGAAGAGGTACAGACGTCTGAAAAAATGA